The sequence AGAGGGTTAAGTTTGCTACTCTCATCAACAAGTATTGCAATGAAGGCTAGTAGCATTGTTTAAAGAACTGCACACAAACGGTTTAACTTATGATGAATAAAAGAAGCTACGACACAAATACAACAAGCAAGGCACCAAGccttaaaatataacaaaacacAAGGATATGATACGGGATAGAAGGATTCTCCACATGTGATCATGGATTAAAAAAACTTGTCTTGGCATATGATATATATGGCAcaaatatgttttgttttgtgagaCAATAATCAATGAAGTGGTTAATGCTTAATGAAATTTTCCTTAATATTCCCATTTGCTTAGCTTTTATAAAGGTCTTTAAGGAGGTCTAAAACCACTCGGGGCTGCTATTGATTGATGATTCTCTTGAATTTTAATTGTGGTTTTGGGTTTAATGAAAATGTGAAATTGGATTAGGTTAGTGTTAATTTAAGGTAATCAGGTTAATAGAGGCTACTTGGTTGACTTCCCTTTGAAGGTTTACAATCTACTAAAACTATTGAATATAGGGGATTATATTAGCGAGCAATTCATGATGGTGAATCTATcagtaaatgtttttttttttttccgagtaaatagcaatacttattagaatatatacaaaaatagtaatactaaTGTTTTAGATGGTAATACTTATCAATAAATAATTGGTGTGAATGAAATAAAGAAGTTTAAAGTAACTAAACTATGTTTTAGCCTCTTAACTCACGTGACACTCGTGGGCTCATGGAAGTGCATGTGCTCCAAGCCCACATACTTTCTCTTCCATTACGCATACAAGTGTGTAAAAAAATCCTCTCTTGGACCCTCCAAAACCATACCTCCAAAAATTCtcaaaagatatatttttcaaatgagCTTAGACCATATGTGATGAGAATgagatgaaataaaaaaaaataaaaaataaataaaaaaaggcatTAGATTGTGATGAGAATGAgatgaaataaaaaagacataAGACTTGTCTTGCTTGTAATTTGGGCTGGGCTTCTAAGTGGCGCTTTGCCAAAAAATTGGCCCTCAACACCCACAAAACATCCATTACACGCCCTAGCTTATAAACGTAAAACGTACTAAATTAACTAATGGGAGTCTACTAGCGTGTTGGCACGAGAGCACTCATGCCATATAATTATGAGTCTTTACTTCCATGTTTGATGACTCAGAGCCTGTTTGGTTTAGGCTTgttttgagtgatatcactGGAAACTCATAACTCAGTTAGACTCTAGAGCATAGCAATATTGGTAGGACCACATTTAGCAAACTTGGAAATCGAATTATGGAATGAcaactttctcaaaaataaataaataaataaaaggtaaaaatgcaaaactaaccctctaactttcaacatttttcatttcagtcttctaactttaagttttgtcatttcaatctctaactttcaatttttgtcaatccaGGCTTCTATTAGAACTCAGTTAAGATTCCCATTAAACTCACTGAGAAATGACTactttacccttcttttttttttttttttttaaaacaattcggaattaaaaaaaaatctgtaaaaaaaaaaaaaaaatttaagggaaCCACGACTGGCGGTGGTGAAGGCCCTGGAGGACAAGCTAGACGACTGGATCGCCTTGACCTCGACGATTTGGAGGCACTCAACGAAAGGAGGCTCCAGCAGATGAAGAAGATGGCCCAGAAGCGGAGCCGTTGGATCTCCCTCGGCCACGGCAACTACACTGACATCTTCTCCGAGAAGGACTTCTTCTCCATCGTCGACCCAGTTTCGTTCATCCATCATCCTCCTCAACCATTTCGTGTCGCCTTTCCCTTCCCCATCGCCAATCTCCTTTCCCTTCTTCGTCGCCGATCTCCTCTCCcttcaatattttttctctcttcctccacCTCGCCGGCCTGCCCAGCCATCGATTGAAGGCCTCAAAACGATTTTCGCCGGAGTACTCTATGTTGAGTTCGGCTCCGACTGTGACTTCGATCCGCCCTTCTCTCTTTGCTATCTTATTTCTCTGCCGTGGGAGTGGTGGGTTTCTGTTTGTGTTGCTAGGTGTGGTGGGTCTGTTGTTGGCTGATTTAGTGTTGCTGGGTTTGTATTTGTGTTCGTGTTGTGGCTGATTTGGGATGGAGTTGCTCGCCTTGACAGTGAAGAAGAAGTCATTTAATTCTGAATTTGGTTGCTGAtttggttgtttttcttttaattctgattttttttttaaagaagaaggaTAAAACGGTTATTTCTCAGTGTGTTTAATGGTAATCTTAACTGAGTTCTAACAGAAGcctgaattgacaaaacttaaaagttagaagactgaaatgacaaaacttaaagttagagaattgaaatgaaaaacgtTAAAAGTTAAagggttagttttgcatttttgcctaaataaaattatggaatGACAAGAGCATTAATATAGTGAGAAAGACGGTTGATTTGGAGGGAGTTACCGTCAAGAGGCTTGGTTAACACTAGTTGATATAGGTTTGAATCCTCTATTCCCATTATCGTgcaactatcaaattaaataataataataataataagttgaGGTAGATATATTTTGCATCCCTATAAGGCAATAATGCATCTTGCTGGAAAGtagttatataaataaatataagtacaatcactttgtaaacaaattgatttgttgttgatttttttaggACTTAATTGTACTAGGCTACTAGCCATTGGCacaatttaaaaatcatttaacAATTTATATGGTTATTAGGGTAAATGCATTGATTTTAATGTATTAATTATGAATAGATGGTTCATTAAttatttacataaaataaatttatatagttatttatATAGAATTTATATAAAAGTACTTTTTATGGAAATTTATATAAGagattattatttaaatgaaaaaaaaaatgaattggaatataaatattttcttaatgTATTGCTTTGAATAAATTAAGGCCAAAACCAATTTAATAACATACGcaatcaaaaatataaaaaataataattttatgcttttaattgaaataattcAATATTTGCAAATTTACTAAAgtaatatattcatatttttaattctattaattttaacaaaatacaTTTCCTAAATACTTTTCAcaacatgatatatatatagtacaatAACATTGTATTatttcctctcacatgaatagtaCTTTATTATACAGTACTTAATAAATTTTTCCAATTTGTGCTATATAATTAAAGTGAGTATTTATAGGTTAGATGCactaattatatatgtaaaatgaaattttatgagatttatataacaaataattaatttggaataaAGCATTCTTCTTCTAATTAAATTGCTTTGGCAACAATCGAAATAAAAATATcagggtaaattacaaattacaccctTGAAGTTTAGGGTGGACtgaattttacaccttaaagTTTGGTTCCTTTAGCAATTCACTTCATGGTTAATTTCTACAATTAAGTGACATCATCGTGctgatgtgttttatttttgcccAATCACCCCCAAAACTACGTCATTTTAGGccaaacttaaaacaaaattctCTAGCCTAAACGACATGGTTTAAGCCCAAttcctaaaatctaaaaacaaaaaccacgAACAAGGTTGAGACCCACAAACTGCCAAACCTCGTGTGATCCCaggtggcggtggcggtggcgaCCTCGCCCAAATTCATCTATTCGCTCTATGTGAATCTCCTTTTTAAAATCAACCAGAGTAGATGAACGAGGCTCCTTTGGTTCATCATCATCTACAATACCCACGAGtttgctcttcttctttttcatgttTCTGCCACCCCACTCGATGCTTTCTTTAAGTGTTCCTCGCTCTTTATGCAGCTTTAGCACACCTGATAACCCTTTCCCAACTGCAACTTCATGGATAGTTTCATCTGGCACTATCTCCTCCTTTTCCTCATCAACAGTGTGCTCATCTTTACTGACATCTATAACTTCGGTCCATCCACCAGCCTCATCTTTTACTTCTTCATCTGAAGCTCTTGGCTTCTTCATATTCTTGCATGAAAACATCTTCATTTTCAGGCCTACGAGCTTCTGAAAGAGCACAAAAGTAcaagttatttatatatttgtaaaaccATTGGAGGAATTGAAAACCTGTAGCAAACAAAGACATATTTTAATGGGGTACAAATGGAAGCTCAAGGAAATCGATAGGCACAAGATCAGGAAAACTTCCAAAGAAAAATGGTCATAATTAAACTTGAATTTGACTAGATAAAAGGATGGATATCAATTGACCACAAGATATTGAATGGCCAGAAATACTAAAGCAgtcaaaaatattaaatatgaagAAATCTCAATTCAACTAGGGCAGAGCTAGCTCAAATTTCAATTCTATGCAAAAACATGAACAaacgtaaaaagaaaaataccttCATCAAGCTGGAGGCCCTAGACAAACTCCTCCATCTCTGTAAAGATAACCTTGTTTTCTTGCGACTCTCTAGTTGTGGGGTTTAGACAACCTTGGCTTGGGTTCGGGCTGGTGTAAACTAACACAAGCAGTCAGAGCTGGGGAGGTCTTCGCCAAGGCCACTTGGAGCCGTCGCCACTGAGGCCGCCACCGCCACCTGGGATCACGTGAGATGATTGTTTTGGGTTCGTGAGGTTTTGCCGTTTGTGGGTCTCAACCTTGTTGgcggtttttgtttttctatttttggagCTTGGCTTAAACTGTGTCGTTTACGCTAGagaattttgttttaagtttaggCCTAAAACGACGTAGTTTTTGAGGCtgatttggcaaaaataaaacacatcagCATGATGATGTGTCACTTAACAAGAGAAATTAACTATGGGGTGAATTGCTAACGGAACCaaattttagggtgtaaaatcaagtttttgaaactttGGGTGTAAAATCTAATCAACCCCAAACTTCAgagtgtaatttgtaatttactcaAGATATAATAAGAGGTTTGCAAATTTATTTACTGATAATCAAGAATATAAAAAGGGTTCTACTTATCTCAACTGGTAAAATATCTTGTCAT comes from Castanea sativa cultivar Marrone di Chiusa Pesio chromosome 3, ASM4071231v1 and encodes:
- the LOC142629568 gene encoding SART-1 family protein DOT2-like; translated protein: MKKLVGLKMKMFSCKNMKKPRASDEEVKDEAGGWTEVIDVSKDEHTVDEEKEEIVPDETIHEVAVGKGLSGVLKLHKERGTLKESIEWGGRNMKKKKSKLVGIVDDDEPKEPRSSTLVDFKKEIHIERIDEFGRGRHRHRHLGSHEVWQFVGLNLVRGFCF